The genome window GCGAAGGCTGGAGCCTGGAGGAAGGCATCGTCAAGACCGGCAGCTTCTCCATCGAGCAGGGCGTGGGCGTGCGCGCGCTCAGCGGCGAGAAGACCGCCTTCGCCTATTCGGACTCGCTGTCCCAGGATGCCCTGCTGTCGTCGGCCCGCGCGGTGCGCACCATCGCGCGCCAGGGCGCCGGCCGGGTCAAGGTCGCCAGCGGCTATCGGCCCACCGAGGGGCGTTCGCTCTACCTGCCGCAGGACCCGCTGGTCTCGCTGCCGGCTCCGGACAAGGTCGCGCTGCTCGAGCGCGTGGAACGGATGGCGCGGGCCAAGGATAGACGGGTGGTGCAGGTCATGGCCGGCCTGGGCGCCGAATACGACGTCGTCCTGGTGGCCGGCAGCGACGGCCGGATGGCCGCCGACGTGCGGCCGCTGGTGCGGCTGTCCCTGACCGTGATCGCCGAGCAGGACGGGCGGCGCGAAGTGGGTCACGGCGGTGGCGGCGGACGTACCGGCTTCGACTATTTCAGCGACGAGCTGCTGCAGCAGTACGTGGACCATGCCGTGCACGAGGCGCTGGTCAACCTCGAGGCGCGTCCGGCGCCGGCGGGCGAGATGACCGTGGTGCTGGGCTCGGGTTGGCCGGGTATCCTGCTGCACGAGGCCGTGGGCCACGGGCTGGAAGGCGATTTCAACCGCAAGGGGTCGAGCGTGTTCTCCGGCCGCGTCGGCGAACGCGTGGCGTCCAAGGGCGTGACCGTGGTCGACGACGGCACCATCCCCGGCCGCCGGGGTTCGCTCAACATCGACGACGAAGGCAATGTCTCGCAGCGCAACGTGCTGATCGAGGACGGCATCCTGCGCGGCTACATGCAGGACTCGCTGAACGCGCGGCTGATGAAGACGGCGGTGACCGGCAACGGCCGGCGCGAATCGTTCGCCCACCTGCCCATGCCGCGCATGACCAACACCTACATGCTGGCTGGCGACAAGGATCCCGAGGAAATCGTGCGCTCGGTCAAGCGCGGCCTGTATGCCGTCAACTTCGGCGGCGGCCAGGTGGACATCACCAACGGCAAGTTCGTCTTCTCGACCTCCGAGGCCTACATGATCGAAGACGGCCGGATCACCTATCCGGTCAAGGGCGCGACGCTGATCGGCAACGGCCCGGATGCCATGACCCGGGTCGGCATGATCGGCAACGACATGAAACTCGATTCCGGCGTGGGCACCTGCGGCAAGGATGGACAGAGCGTGCCGGTCGGCGTCGGGCAGCCCACGCTGCGGATGGAAGGGCTGACGGTGGGCGGCACCGCCTGATCGGCCGGGCCGGGTGGAGAGCCGGCGGCGGCCGAGCTTTCCACTGGGAGAAAAATCGGGAAATGTCGATGGACAGTCTCCTGGGCGGGTTCGTATATTTTTCGCGAACCGCACGCGGCGAGATGTCGCCGCTGCCCCCATCACCCGCTACTCCCGTCCCGCCGCCATGTTTCTCGATCCCGAGACCGCACCCGGTTTCAAGCGCAGCCTGTTCAACGCCATCGTCGCGCCGCGGCCGATAGGCTGGATCAGCTCCCTCAGCGCCACGGGCGTGGCCAATCTCGCCCCGTTCTCGCATTTCAATCTCGTCTCCACCGCGCCGCCGGTACTGATCTTCTCGTGCAATGCCGCGGGCGACCGCCCCGAAAAGGACACGCTGGCCAACGTCCGCGCCACCGGGGAGTTCGTCGCCAACCTGGTCACCTGGGACCTGCGCGAGGCGATGAACCAGACTTCGCTGAACGTGCCGCACGGCACCGACGAGTTCGCGCTGGCTGGGCTGGAGAAGCTTCCCAGCGTCAAGGTGTGCCCGCCGCGCGTGGGCGCCTCGCCCGCCCATCTCGAATGCACGCTGCTGCGCATCGTCGAGATCGAGCCCGAGCGGCCGGGCGAGACCCGCAGCTCGGTGGTGTTCGGGAGCATCGTCGGCGTGCATCTGGACGAAGCCTTCATGACGCCGCAAGGCCATTTCGACGTGGCCCGCACG of Pigmentiphaga sp. H8 contains these proteins:
- the tldD gene encoding metalloprotease TldD yields the protein MQLVEPNIQSLAIAKSLLLDPWGLDEADLSRALGEIFAHKVDYADLYFQYTRSEGWSLEEGIVKTGSFSIEQGVGVRALSGEKTAFAYSDSLSQDALLSSARAVRTIARQGAGRVKVASGYRPTEGRSLYLPQDPLVSLPAPDKVALLERVERMARAKDRRVVQVMAGLGAEYDVVLVAGSDGRMAADVRPLVRLSLTVIAEQDGRREVGHGGGGGRTGFDYFSDELLQQYVDHAVHEALVNLEARPAPAGEMTVVLGSGWPGILLHEAVGHGLEGDFNRKGSSVFSGRVGERVASKGVTVVDDGTIPGRRGSLNIDDEGNVSQRNVLIEDGILRGYMQDSLNARLMKTAVTGNGRRESFAHLPMPRMTNTYMLAGDKDPEEIVRSVKRGLYAVNFGGGQVDITNGKFVFSTSEAYMIEDGRITYPVKGATLIGNGPDAMTRVGMIGNDMKLDSGVGTCGKDGQSVPVGVGQPTLRMEGLTVGGTA
- a CDS encoding flavin reductase family protein produces the protein MFLDPETAPGFKRSLFNAIVAPRPIGWISSLSATGVANLAPFSHFNLVSTAPPVLIFSCNAAGDRPEKDTLANVRATGEFVANLVTWDLREAMNQTSLNVPHGTDEFALAGLEKLPSVKVCPPRVGASPAHLECTLLRIVEIEPERPGETRSSVVFGSIVGVHLDEAFMTPQGHFDVARTRPLTRLGGSQYSSVGELVELSRPNLPLN